The following coding sequences are from one Nicotiana tabacum cultivar K326 chromosome 1, ASM71507v2, whole genome shotgun sequence window:
- the LOC107824834 gene encoding uncharacterized protein LOC107824834 encodes MLKQIQVNIPLIEVLKEMPGYAKMMKDLMSRKFDFQDLATVTLTQTCSAVVTRPVAEKLSDPGSFTIPCTIGNFAFAKALCDLGASINLMPLVIYKKLGIGRARPTSMLLQLADRTVKRPFGILDDVLIQVDEEIPIILGRPFLATGRALIDCETGELKMRLNDEEIIFNVQKSMRRPSEFANCSLIDAVDVIVQSDDEVLTIKDPLAACLTNLEEVNGEDLAEWVLALEGRGFWERNLGFEPLHLEKRETPLAKPSIEEPPKLELKPLPTHLRYEFLGHDSTLPVIISSGLLDVQVQQLLQVLKECKTAIGWTMADIKGISPAYCMHKILLEEGHKPSREHQRRLNPNMKEVVKKKMIKWLNAGIIFPISDSSWDSI; translated from the exons ATGCTCAAGCAAATTCAGGTTAATATTCCATTGATTGAAGTTTTAAAGGAGATGCCTGGATAcgcaaaaatgatgaaagattTAATGTCCCGGAAATTTGACTTCCAAGACTTAGCCACAGTGACACTTACTCAGACGTGCAGTGCAGTTGTAACTAGACCTGTTGCTGAAAAGCTCTccgatccagggagttttactattccatgcactattggaaACTTCGCTTTTGCGAAAGCACTTTGTGATTTAGGGGCTAGCattaatcttatgcccctggTCATTTACAAGAAGTTGGGCATAGGgagagctagacccacctctatgttgCTACAGCTGGCTGACAGGACTGTGAAGCGTCCATTTGGGATCCTGGATGATGTACTTATTCAG gtggatgaagaaattcctATCATCTTAGGAAGACCTTTCTTGGCCACGGGGAGAGCTCTTATTGATTGTGAGACTGGGGAGCTTAAGATGAGGCTCAATGACGAAGAGATTatattcaatgtgcagaaatctatgaggcgcCCAAGTGAGTTCGCaaattgctctcttattgatgccgTGGATGTAATCGTACAGTCTGATGATGAAGTGTTGACGATTAAGGATCCCCTCGCTGCATGTTTAACAAATTTGGAGGAAGTGAACGGTGAGGACTTGGCAGAATGGGTGTTGGCATTGGAAGGTAGAGGGTTCTGGGAAAGAAATCTAGGGTTTGAGCCCCTACACTTAGAAAAGAGGGAGACTCCTCTAGCTAAGCCATCCATTGAAGAACCACCGAAGTTGGAACTAAAGCCACTGCCAacccacctcaggtatgaatttctggGACACGACTCCActctacctgttattatctcatctggtttgttagatgtgcaggtccAACAGCTTCTACAGGTATTGAAGGAGTGCAAaactgccattgggtggaccatggcagacatcaaGGGGATCAGCCCCGCTTACTGCATGCATAAGATTCtgctggaagaggggcacaaaccttccagggaacatcaGAGGAGGCTGAACCCAaatatgaaggaagtggtgaagaagaaaatgataaaGTGGTTAAATGCGGGAATTATTTTCCCAATCTCGGACAGCAgctgg gatAGTATTTGA